In Macrobrachium nipponense isolate FS-2020 chromosome 25, ASM1510439v2, whole genome shotgun sequence, one genomic interval encodes:
- the LOC135199291 gene encoding uncharacterized protein LOC135199291 — protein MRDLSLYGSPGSGNEADTESLMECERSPRKSVVVVTKMSGPNARKMTMSNVPLTVAAALASPPNEFMPKIELSSSSRSLNRSIQHLVQEDAENKPSHRPPTPARPSLPTLLPGRVVDVSLNASMASSKSDGRHPAPSRRLTFNSFPRSSSEPRSLTSSPRPNQTPGNDYEDDSDEHSSDVLDSSTRSEGWDHLRGSRGRGPGFTSGSEGHVGFHAPYQPSQYGESGWRGHNGSHGRGGLTSHGENVLSVAKKTLEQLESVLAPTEGHSFSRAIPRTRAPQQIHLET, from the exons ATGCGAGATCTGTCTCTCTATGGAAGTCCCGGTTCAG GCAACGAAGCCGACACCGAGTCTCTGATGGAGTGCGAGCGATCTCCCAGGAAAAGCGTTGTTGTCGTCACCAAAATGAGCGGACCAAACGCCCGGAAGATGACCATGTCCAACGTGCCCCTCACGGTGGCAGCAGCCCTAGCCTCCCCCCCGAACGAGTTCATGCCCAAAATCGAGCTGAGTTCGTCCTCGCGTTCCCTCAACAGAAGCATCCAGCACCTGGTCCAGGAGGACGCCGAGAACAAACCCAGTCACCGTCCTCCgacgcccgcccgcccgtccctaCCCACTTTGCTGCCCGGTAGGGTCGTGGACGTCTCCCTGAATGCTTCCATGGCCAGCTCCAAAAGCGACGGACGCCACCCGGCTCCCAGCAGGCGCCTGaccttcaattccttcccgaGGTCCTCCTCGGAGCCAAGGTCCCTCACCTCGTCGCCCAGACCCAACCAGACTCCCGGAAACGACTACGAGGACGACTCAGATGAGCATTCCTCGGACGTGCTGGATTCCTCGACTCGCTCAGAGGGTTGGGACCACCTGAGGGGCTCCAGAGGGCGCGGCCCTGGCTTCACCAGCGGCTCTGAAGGTCACGTTGGTTTCCATGCCCCCTATCAACCGTCCCAATACGGCGAATCTGGCTGGCGAGGTCACAATGGGTCGCACGGCAGAGGCGGACTGACCTCTCACGGGGAGAACGTCCTCAGCGTCGCTAAGAAGAccctggaacaactggagagcgtcTTGGCCCCGACGGAGGGGCATTCCTTCTCCAGGGCCATACCCAGAACGCGTGCCCCACAGCAGATCCACCTGGAGACCTAG